In Bradyrhizobium guangxiense, one DNA window encodes the following:
- a CDS encoding NAD(P)/FAD-dependent oxidoreductase, which translates to MKYDVAIIGGGAIGSAAAYFLKLMAPASDVIVIERDPTYAIASTPRASGGVRRLFALSENIQLSNFSIPFFESFPKTMAIEGVDAEIGFKKNGYLFIVPLSATGMLRQNYDAQRDQGCNVVWLTPDGLKEKFPSMNVSDLGAGVHSPDDGWLDPHSVLMGFRKKSQSLGVKYLADDVVGMDRAAHAVTHARVASGAQIEADQFINCAGAWAKEICKQLGFDVPIPPLRRFEHYFETQEPIEPLPYLKDPERLAFRPEGAGYSGGVPTLAEPRGYNFEVDYDYFESVVWPALAHRFPQFERTKCRSTLPGLYDQNDFDGNVIIGPGADGLGNFHMLAGFSGHGLMHAPGCGLAISELILKGRYETLDLTRFGWQRLIDDAPLPERGII; encoded by the coding sequence ATGAAATATGATGTCGCAATTATTGGGGGCGGAGCCATCGGTTCCGCGGCTGCCTATTTTCTCAAGCTCATGGCGCCGGCTTCAGATGTCATAGTGATAGAGCGCGATCCGACCTATGCGATAGCCTCGACGCCACGGGCGTCTGGTGGCGTCCGACGTCTTTTCGCGCTTTCCGAGAATATCCAGCTTTCAAATTTCTCAATCCCCTTCTTTGAGTCATTTCCGAAGACGATGGCGATCGAAGGCGTGGATGCCGAGATCGGCTTTAAGAAAAATGGCTACCTCTTCATCGTGCCCCTTAGTGCGACGGGGATGTTGCGTCAAAATTACGACGCTCAACGAGATCAAGGTTGCAATGTCGTATGGCTGACGCCGGACGGTCTGAAAGAGAAATTCCCTTCGATGAACGTTTCGGACCTTGGCGCCGGCGTCCATTCTCCCGATGACGGCTGGCTGGATCCGCATAGTGTGCTGATGGGTTTTCGTAAGAAATCGCAATCTCTCGGCGTCAAATATCTTGCCGACGATGTGGTGGGGATGGACCGCGCCGCTCATGCTGTAACGCATGCCCGAGTGGCATCCGGCGCTCAGATTGAAGCGGATCAATTCATCAATTGCGCAGGAGCGTGGGCAAAGGAAATCTGCAAGCAACTGGGGTTCGATGTTCCAATCCCCCCGCTGCGGCGTTTCGAACATTACTTCGAAACGCAAGAACCCATCGAGCCGCTGCCTTACCTCAAAGACCCCGAAAGATTAGCTTTCCGTCCCGAAGGCGCCGGCTATTCAGGCGGTGTTCCGACGCTCGCGGAACCGCGGGGCTATAATTTCGAGGTCGACTACGACTATTTCGAATCAGTTGTGTGGCCAGCATTGGCGCACCGTTTCCCGCAGTTCGAACGGACGAAATGCCGTTCAACTTTGCCGGGTCTCTATGATCAGAACGACTTCGACGGCAATGTCATCATCGGGCCGGGGGCCGATGGTCTGGGCAATTTCCACATGCTGGCGGGCTTCTCAGGTCACGGCCTGATGCATGCGCCCGGCTGTGGTCTGGCGATTTCCGAACTTATCCTGAAGGGACGATACGAAACGCTGGATTTAACTCGTTTCGGTTGGCAGCGACTGATCGACGACGCCCCTCTGCCCGAGCGCGGCATCATATAG